The Tripterygium wilfordii isolate XIE 37 chromosome 17, ASM1340144v1, whole genome shotgun sequence genome has a window encoding:
- the LOC119981921 gene encoding seed lectin subunit I-like: MDPTQDGHAAGQLAVEFDTYKNTGDLDANHIAIVTKSVIHPIQARSLNYTGIDLKSGRDIKVLIVLDGSTKSIRVHVGYASDPIGETFLEVPIDIPNTLPSFIYVGFTASTGLLTERHQILNWNLASFPIKK; encoded by the exons ATGGATCCAACACAAGACG GTCATGCTGCTGGTCAATTAGCTGTGGAGTTTGACACATACAAGAATACAGGTGATTTGGATGCAAATCACATTGCGATTGTCACTAAAAGTGTAATACATCCAATTCAAGCTAGGAGTCTCAATTATACCGGAATTGACCTGAAAAGTGGAAGAGATATCAAGGTTCTAATAGTATTGGATGGGAGTACAAAGTCAATTAGAGTGCACGTTGGATATGCATCTGATCCAATAGGTGAGACTTTTCTTGAGGTGCCTATTGACATCCCAAATACCCTACCAAGCTTCATCTATGTGGGATTCACAGCATCAACAGGGCTTCTCACTGAGCGCCATCAGATTCTCAACTGGAATTTAGCATCATTTCCAATCAAGAAATGA
- the LOC119981920 gene encoding anti-H(O) lectin 1-like, with product MGVNGSSICEKGSHQLKKKKRGRDGLTFIIAPCSSPSPSDSYGSYVGIMDPAQDGHATGQLVVEFDTYKNTGDLDANHIAIVTKSVIHPIQARSLNYTRIDLKSGRDIKVLIVLDGRTKSIRVHIGYASNPIGETFLEVPIDIPSTLPSFIYVGFTASTGLLTERHQILNWNLASFPIKK from the exons ATGGGAGTCAATGGAAGCAGTATTTGTGAGAAAGGAAGCCatcaattgaagaagaagaagagaggaagag ACGGACTAACATTTATTATTGCACCATGCAGTAGTCCCTCGCCATCTGACAGCTATGGTTCCTATGTTGGAATAATGGATCCAGCACAAGACG GTCATGCTACTGGTCAATTAGTTGTGGAGTTTGACACATACAAGAATACAGGTGATTTGGATGCAAATCACATTGCGATTGTCACAAAAAGTGTAATACATCCAATTCAAGCTAGGAGTCTCAATTATACCAGAATTGACCTGAAAAGTGGAAGAGACATCAAGGTTCTAATAGTATTGGATGGGAGGACAAAGTCAATTAGAGTGCACATTGGATATGCATCTAATCCAATAGGTGAGACTTTTCTTGAGGTGCCTATTGACATCCCAAGTACCCTGCCAAGCTTCATCTATGTGGGATTCACAGCATCAACAGGGCTTCTCACTGAGCGTCATCAGATTCTCAACTGGAATTTAGCATCatttccaataaaaaaatga